The Neisseria yangbaofengii genome contains a region encoding:
- a CDS encoding arginase family protein, with translation MGKGDKNITHSLPAFAQPQNCLLVGLRYFVEPAEKRRKNWQIPMVSCQSANQSSDEVINWLKNSRKTKVLIHSDLDVSDPNELKFAVGTDPDGMTLQAVSRVINGFAKTADIVGLTVAEPMPREVLKLKSLLDNLPMFFKCIGYLINTNTDRPSEN, from the coding sequence TTGGGAAAAGGCGATAAAAACATAACCCACAGCCTGCCTGCTTTTGCCCAACCGCAAAACTGCTTATTGGTCGGTTTACGTTATTTTGTCGAACCTGCCGAAAAGCGCAGAAAAAATTGGCAAATCCCAATGGTGTCTTGCCAAAGTGCCAATCAATCATCAGATGAGGTGATAAATTGGCTTAAAAATAGCAGAAAAACCAAAGTGCTGATTCATTCGGATTTGGACGTGTCAGACCCAAACGAACTCAAATTTGCAGTCGGCACGGATCCGGACGGCATGACCTTGCAAGCGGTAAGCCGCGTGATTAACGGTTTTGCCAAAACCGCCGATATTGTCGGCTTGACTGTTGCCGAACCCATGCCAAGAGAAGTGTTGAAATTAAAAAGCTTGCTCGATAATTTGCCGATGTTTTTTAAGTGTATTGGCTATTTAATTAATACTAATACGGACAGGCCGTCTGAAAATTAA
- a CDS encoding NtaA/DmoA family FMN-dependent monooxygenase (This protein belongs to a clade of FMN-dependent monooxygenases, within a broader family of flavin-dependent oxidoreductases, the luciferase-like monooxygenase (LMM) family, some of whose members use coenzyme F420 rather than FMN.), with protein sequence MSAVAYATQKIGMVATFSTTYNLPYNLARQLKTLDTLSGGRVGWNAVTTGTPFTAYNFGNKPLPDTTTRYEMAHEMVEAVQTLWGGFGEHAYITDKESGVFADMSQIKPANYKGKHYQVKGALPIPATPQGQPPVFQAGPSPEGVELAGRFASGVYANPFTIDEARAYRNVLKQSAIRHGRNAGDINMFSGFMFTIGDTYEEALARRMQLIDFMSDEEFYGQIRYLSAMIGIDLQHLDVNQPLPSHLQKQATPHPHDPRSPRAVELIKQGLSPKEALANGVINYHPVVVGTAEDVADFMEEWFKAGATDGFSLAPDSQKGVKDFVEKVVPILQERGIYHTDYEGSTLREHLGVPYQYGLNT encoded by the coding sequence CTGTCTGCCGTTGCCTATGCCACGCAAAAAATCGGTATGGTGGCGACCTTTTCCACCACTTACAATCTGCCCTACAATTTGGCTCGCCAATTAAAAACGCTCGACACCCTAAGCGGTGGGCGGGTTGGCTGGAATGCGGTAACGACTGGCACGCCGTTTACCGCCTATAATTTTGGCAACAAGCCCCTGCCTGACACCACAACCCGCTACGAAATGGCACATGAAATGGTGGAAGCGGTGCAAACCTTGTGGGGCGGTTTTGGCGAACATGCCTACATCACGGACAAAGAGTCAGGCGTGTTTGCCGATATGAGCCAAATCAAGCCTGCCAATTACAAAGGCAAACATTACCAAGTCAAAGGGGCATTGCCCATTCCTGCCACACCGCAAGGGCAACCACCGGTTTTTCAGGCAGGCCCAAGCCCCGAAGGCGTTGAGTTGGCAGGGCGTTTTGCCAGTGGCGTGTATGCCAATCCCTTTACGATTGACGAAGCCCGGGCCTACCGCAATGTGCTGAAACAAAGTGCCATACGGCACGGCAGAAACGCTGGCGACATCAATATGTTTTCAGGATTTATGTTCACCATTGGCGATACTTACGAAGAAGCACTCGCTCGCAGAATGCAGTTGATTGATTTTATGAGCGATGAGGAGTTTTACGGACAAATCCGCTATTTATCGGCGATGATTGGCATAGATTTACAGCACTTAGATGTCAATCAACCTTTGCCGAGCCATTTACAAAAGCAAGCCACGCCACATCCGCACGATCCGCGTTCGCCAAGAGCAGTGGAGCTGATTAAACAAGGCTTATCGCCCAAAGAAGCGCTTGCCAACGGCGTGATTAACTATCATCCTGTGGTGGTCGGCACGGCAGAAGATGTCGCCGATTTTATGGAAGAATGGTTTAAAGCAGGGGCGACAGACGGCTTTTCGCTTGCCCCCGACAGTCAAAAAGGCGTGAAAGATTTTGTGGAAAAAGTCGTGCCGATTTTGCAGGAGCGTGGGATTTACCATACCGATTATGAAGGCAGTACCTTGCGTGAGCATTTGGGTGTGCCGTACCAGTATGGATTAAATACATAA
- a CDS encoding thioredoxin family protein: MHTFDTIDAVFAFIRQTPVAVLYVSAPNCGVCTVMKPKIARIVDELDGVAMGAVSIADVPSLASEYHVLTAPAVLVFAGGKEIWRGARFIDVEQLEQALASAELYLQD, from the coding sequence ATGCATACATTTGACACTATAGACGCTGTTTTTGCCTTTATCCGCCAAACCCCCGTAGCAGTACTGTACGTTTCCGCCCCAAATTGTGGCGTTTGCACGGTGATGAAACCTAAAATCGCCCGTATCGTTGATGAATTGGACGGTGTGGCAATGGGAGCGGTGAGCATTGCCGATGTGCCAAGTTTGGCAAGCGAGTATCACGTTCTGACCGCCCCTGCGGTGCTGGTGTTCGCAGGCGGTAAAGAGATTTGGCGTGGGGCAAGGTTTATTGATGTGGAGCAGTTGGAGCAAGCCTTAGCGTCTGCTGAGTTGTATTTACAGGATTGA
- a CDS encoding DsbA family oxidoreductase, with protein MKIEIWSDYACPFCYVAKRHFEQALAEFAGKDDVQIVHKTFRLDPNAGDTPSYSMLEKLQKNYGKSRDEAVSMMKYINQAGERAGVEINVENTQNTNTLNAHRLLKFAENHGLGEALNDKLYFAYFAKNQNLADKSVLADLAEQIGLNRDESIRMLSSDEYVDECLADEQEARQKGIQAVPMFVFDKKYGVSGAQPRELFLQALTQSYDEHQAQNLVGASCGIDGCE; from the coding sequence ATGAAAATTGAAATTTGGTCGGATTATGCCTGCCCGTTTTGTTATGTGGCAAAACGCCATTTTGAGCAGGCCTTAGCCGAATTTGCGGGCAAAGATGACGTTCAAATTGTCCACAAGACTTTTCGCCTTGACCCCAACGCAGGGGATACGCCAAGCTATTCCATGCTTGAAAAATTGCAAAAAAATTATGGTAAAAGCCGTGATGAAGCGGTGTCGATGATGAAGTACATCAATCAAGCAGGAGAGCGGGCCGGCGTAGAGATCAATGTGGAAAACACACAAAATACCAATACCTTAAACGCCCATCGTTTGCTAAAATTTGCCGAAAATCACGGTCTGGGAGAAGCGTTAAACGATAAGCTGTATTTTGCCTATTTTGCCAAAAATCAAAATCTGGCAGATAAATCGGTGCTGGCGGATTTGGCAGAACAAATCGGTCTGAACCGTGATGAATCTATCCGAATGTTGTCGTCTGATGAGTATGTTGATGAATGCTTGGCAGATGAGCAAGAAGCCCGCCAAAAGGGTATCCAAGCCGTGCCGATGTTTGTGTTTGATAAAAAATATGGCGTATCGGGAGCTCAGCCCAGAGAGCTGTTTTTGCAGGCATTGACCCAAAGCTATGACGAACATCAAGCCCAAAATTTGGTAGGGGCAAGCTGCGGTATTGACGGATGCGAATAA
- a CDS encoding OsmC family protein gives MQPFVEAGQVAEVANAVKANPKLGQFTVTMSSQSNGGVSVKTRTETTVQGGVADNSRVGKFQTIGDEPPAVLGQDKGLSPMEYALQALAGCYTATLTLLASGKGIDLTKIELKLSADFDLNGFLKFNPDVRNGASEIRVDIHVESSNASQDEINALIGEIPNHSPIYDLFTNPTPVVNRIV, from the coding sequence ATGCAACCATTTGTAGAAGCCGGCCAAGTTGCCGAAGTGGCAAATGCTGTCAAAGCCAACCCAAAGCTCGGACAATTTACCGTAACGATGTCCAGCCAATCCAATGGTGGCGTGAGCGTCAAAACCCGCACTGAAACAACCGTACAAGGCGGTGTGGCGGACAACAGCCGTGTGGGTAAATTTCAAACTATTGGTGATGAACCGCCGGCCGTATTGGGGCAAGACAAAGGCTTGTCGCCGATGGAGTACGCCTTGCAAGCCTTGGCGGGCTGCTATACCGCCACTTTGACCTTGCTTGCGTCTGGCAAAGGCATTGATTTGACCAAGATTGAATTAAAACTAAGTGCCGATTTTGATTTGAATGGCTTTTTAAAATTCAATCCTGATGTACGAAACGGGGCAAGCGAAATCCGTGTGGATATTCACGTTGAAAGCTCAAACGCCAGCCAGGACGAAATCAACGCCTTAATTGGCGAAATCCCAAATCATTCGCCCATTTATGATTTGTTTACCAATCCGACCCCTGTGGTTAACCGTATTGTTTAA
- a CDS encoding winged helix-turn-helix transcriptional regulator — MEKDGLIIRTEYPQIPPKVEYSLSDKGKSLYPVMQVMCKWAGSIGKFQTA; from the coding sequence ATGGAAAAAGACGGACTGATTATACGCACCGAATACCCGCAAATTCCGCCCAAAGTGGAATACAGCCTGTCGGACAAGGGTAAATCGCTGTATCCGGTTATGCAGGTGATGTGCAAATGGGCGGGCAGTATCGGTAAGTTTCAAACTGCCTGA
- a CDS encoding SDR family NAD(P)-dependent oxidoreductase has translation MKPFAQHKLLVVGGTSGVGFEVAKLILEQGGSAVIVGNRPEKAEQARQELSRIAGVDKVVALTANLLDMTSVNALIGKLKAEHSDVDLVVNSAGVYFPNTFLQTDEKAYDGYLDLNKAVFFINQAVAKNLINRKKSGSIVNITAALSQLPVKSTPMAAYSMAKFGLEALTKNAAAELAEHGIRVNALPIGIIETRIFERFADAGQVDSTLENFKKYHALGRNGSPRDVAETAAFLLSDKASWITGAIWNVDGGAMTRRDDV, from the coding sequence ATGAAACCTTTTGCACAACATAAATTATTGGTGGTCGGCGGTACAAGCGGTGTCGGCTTTGAAGTGGCAAAACTGATTTTAGAACAAGGCGGTTCGGCGGTGATTGTCGGCAACCGACCTGAAAAAGCCGAACAAGCCCGTCAGGAACTCTCCCGAATCGCAGGTGTTGATAAAGTGGTTGCTTTAACGGCAAATCTGCTGGATATGACCAGCGTTAATGCTTTGATTGGCAAATTAAAAGCCGAACACAGCGATGTTGACTTAGTGGTCAATTCGGCGGGCGTATATTTTCCTAACACTTTTTTACAGACTGATGAAAAGGCGTATGACGGTTATTTGGATTTGAATAAGGCAGTATTTTTTATCAATCAGGCGGTCGCCAAAAATTTAATCAACCGCAAAAAATCAGGCTCAATCGTCAATATCACCGCTGCACTTTCGCAATTGCCAGTCAAATCAACACCAATGGCGGCTTATTCAATGGCGAAATTCGGCTTGGAAGCCCTAACAAAAAATGCTGCCGCCGAGCTTGCCGAGCATGGTATCCGTGTCAACGCCTTGCCGATTGGTATTATTGAAACCCGCATTTTTGAGCGTTTTGCAGATGCCGGGCAAGTGGACTCTACTTTGGAAAATTTTAAAAAATATCACGCTTTGGGTAGAAACGGTAGCCCGAGAGACGTTGCCGAAACTGCGGCTTTCTTGCTTTCTGATAAGGCTTCATGGATAACAGGGGCAATTTGGAATGTAGACGGCGGAGCGATGACACGCCGCGATGATGTGTAA
- a CDS encoding NAD(P)H-dependent flavin oxidoreductase, with the protein MVCQLDVHNRLLMENIMQNRITQILGTEKPLVQGPMSWVTNAEFVAAVSNAGGLGVLGPNAGQTEMTADPIETAERMRREIQKTKALTDKPFGVNLAPNPDQSKDPWTRPILDVIKQEKVSAVVWMGVGGGTVLPDIFAELKEAGIKIIFRAITPTIENTRKAEQAGADIIVATGFDEGGLMPEKAIGTFAIVPMIVDAAKNVPVMAAGGIADSRTAKAAFALGAEGIFVGTALLATIENPAHERVKQGIINSNADDLLLFKAPPTYARSLAGSLPQKLVEMTQNGAEDAEFGKAMAGLSGFGAGMMQGDFDKGWGCIGLGIGSIHEIKSVKEVIDDLLA; encoded by the coding sequence ATGGTTTGCCAGCTTGATGTCCATAATAGGCTTTTGATGGAGAACATTATGCAAAATCGTATCACACAGATTTTGGGTACTGAAAAGCCATTGGTACAAGGTCCAATGTCATGGGTAACCAATGCTGAATTTGTGGCGGCAGTAAGTAATGCGGGTGGTTTGGGTGTGTTAGGCCCGAATGCGGGTCAAACTGAAATGACGGCAGATCCGATTGAAACCGCCGAACGTATGCGTCGTGAAATACAAAAAACCAAGGCGTTGACTGATAAGCCTTTTGGTGTCAATCTTGCCCCCAATCCCGATCAAAGCAAAGACCCTTGGACACGTCCTATTTTGGACGTAATCAAACAGGAAAAAGTGTCGGCAGTGGTATGGATGGGAGTGGGCGGTGGCACGGTATTGCCGGACATTTTTGCCGAACTCAAGGAGGCGGGCATTAAAATAATTTTTCGTGCCATTACCCCGACCATAGAAAACACCCGCAAAGCCGAACAGGCAGGGGCAGATATTATTGTTGCTACTGGTTTTGACGAGGGTGGTTTAATGCCCGAAAAAGCAATTGGTACTTTTGCGATTGTGCCGATGATTGTGGATGCAGCCAAAAATGTACCTGTCATGGCAGCGGGAGGCATTGCTGATAGCCGCACTGCCAAGGCAGCTTTCGCATTGGGTGCAGAAGGGATTTTTGTCGGTACCGCTCTGCTTGCCACTATTGAAAACCCTGCTCATGAGCGTGTTAAGCAAGGCATTATCAACAGTAATGCCGATGATTTACTGTTGTTTAAGGCTCCGCCGACTTATGCTCGTTCACTGGCAGGATCATTACCGCAAAAACTGGTAGAAATGACCCAAAACGGAGCTGAAGATGCTGAGTTTGGCAAAGCAATGGCAGGACTTTCAGGTTTTGGTGCAGGCATGATGCAAGGCGATTTTGACAAAGGCTGGGGCTGTATCGGCTTAGGTATCGGCTCAATTCATGAAATAAAAAGTGTCAAAGAAGTGATTGATGACTTATTGGCTTAA